The following are encoded together in the Mumia sp. Pv4-285 genome:
- a CDS encoding helix-turn-helix domain-containing protein — MKQARLEAGWSQMQLVGRIKAVGAEAGENLPNAESIKASLSRWENGRRYPSDCYRKILRQIFGKDDVELGLVSNDQVLDIPAAEALAAQLDLYEAKFDSLVANLRAATESIRARDRDFGACSLLDSTRVHVEQIAEHLVNSVGERQRVELARLLADALAGWQALDLLSLVASWRLYATANGAARTARDAALDAFTTIEQAQVLVLLGRQRRAAYVAGEVLAAVRGRVAKPVECWVSAGAAELMALAGEYEHGLALLSQAEKLGPSLDSPLPPYLVFDRASLDRWIGHTQVILQQDDAVERLESARSKLAGPPTGRAGASLEIDLAAAYRRAKDDVAFSEHLECAERLAMAVGSQRCLMRIKALKGVPA, encoded by the coding sequence TTGAAGCAAGCGAGGCTGGAGGCCGGCTGGTCACAGATGCAGCTGGTTGGGCGGATCAAGGCGGTTGGCGCGGAGGCGGGAGAGAACCTGCCGAACGCCGAATCGATCAAGGCGTCGCTCTCGCGGTGGGAGAACGGGCGCCGCTATCCGAGCGACTGCTACCGGAAGATCCTTCGTCAGATCTTCGGCAAGGACGACGTCGAGCTCGGACTGGTGTCGAACGACCAGGTGCTCGACATTCCGGCGGCGGAGGCACTAGCAGCGCAGCTTGATCTGTACGAGGCGAAGTTCGATTCGTTGGTTGCCAACTTGCGGGCGGCGACGGAGAGCATCCGAGCACGCGATCGAGACTTCGGGGCCTGCAGTCTTCTCGACTCGACCCGGGTGCACGTCGAGCAGATCGCAGAGCATCTCGTCAACTCGGTCGGGGAGCGACAGCGGGTCGAGTTGGCCCGGTTGCTCGCCGACGCACTCGCCGGCTGGCAAGCGCTTGACCTCTTGTCACTCGTTGCGTCTTGGCGTCTCTACGCGACCGCGAACGGCGCCGCAAGAACAGCACGCGACGCCGCTCTCGACGCGTTCACCACCATCGAGCAAGCCCAGGTGCTCGTCCTGCTAGGACGTCAGCGCCGCGCCGCCTACGTCGCAGGCGAGGTACTCGCAGCGGTGCGGGGTCGCGTGGCCAAGCCGGTGGAGTGCTGGGTCTCCGCGGGTGCCGCAGAGTTGATGGCTCTCGCCGGTGAGTACGAACACGGACTTGCCCTCCTGTCGCAGGCGGAGAAGCTGGGGCCGTCCCTGGACAGCCCGCTTCCGCCGTACCTGGTGTTCGATCGCGCGAGCCTCGATCGCTGGATCGGCCACACTCAGGTGATCCTCCAGCAGGACGATGCTGTCGAGCGGCTGGAATCTGCACGGTCGAAGCTTGCAGGTCCGCCGACGGGACGGGCGGGAGCATCGCTCGAGATCGACCTGGCTGCCGCGTACCGGCGTGCGAAGGACGACGTTGCGTTCAGCGAGCATCTGGAGTGCGCCGAGCGGCTCGCGATGGCGGTCGGCTCGCAGCGTTGCCTGATGCGGATCAAGGCCCTGAAAGGTGTGCCGGCATGA
- a CDS encoding DUF6112 family protein translates to MSIKSLSSVNVTPNPNELPGGNVIQQILDGLGGWALWGALGALLISTIVWAGGSFAGNFHAASKGKIGVVISLVAALLAGAAPALINFFSNLGEQV, encoded by the coding sequence ATGTCCATCAAGTCACTCTCATCAGTCAACGTGACACCGAACCCCAACGAGCTTCCCGGTGGAAATGTCATTCAGCAGATCCTTGACGGGCTCGGCGGCTGGGCACTGTGGGGAGCGCTCGGTGCACTCCTCATCAGCACCATCGTGTGGGCGGGAGGATCGTTTGCCGGCAATTTCCACGCGGCGAGCAAGGGCAAGATCGGCGTCGTCATCTCGCTCGTCGCCGCACTGCTCGCCGGAGCGGCGCCCGCCCTGATCAACTTCTTCAGCAACCTGGGCGAGCAGGTCTGA
- a CDS encoding type IV secretion system protein has protein sequence MTTPALQWLVVKMCAWWNLVCQGGEQVADSGLSAITKSTANGLVQLFSGITKVVDESTQVPLTDPTYRDVYAGFVGLAIPIITAVYFIALLAAVLRRDPTVLVRATLGVAVSAIGGAVYILFAQLLVAMDNWLSRGIVSVTSADFGEQMDELAEGFSQMGAQGDIAANMLMLLLMFAALIAGVILWVILLLRKMAILVVVVFAPLLIAGWLWGPTRAWSRKATETLVALVFCKSVIFAIFGVGMRLLFRGFDQSLSDFVGVVVLLCGACFAPLVMLRLVHFAADTQLAGEMMASLKTGARPITSHVPVGSLVHAGGGRSDMARDYARGGSTQPAGGATVGGPQGYGPSAGSSTGAGGKSGAVKGASGATTAGAKPPVPSGAAGGGASSAGGGAVAGGAAAGVAAVGVVAAQAAVKGSKKAAASASSAQGDFNDAVAPGPDVGGTGSNHDKGN, from the coding sequence ATGACTACGCCCGCGCTGCAGTGGCTCGTCGTGAAGATGTGCGCCTGGTGGAACCTCGTCTGCCAAGGCGGTGAACAGGTCGCTGACTCGGGCCTGTCCGCGATCACGAAGTCCACCGCCAACGGGCTCGTCCAGCTCTTCAGCGGGATCACGAAGGTGGTCGACGAGTCCACCCAGGTCCCGCTCACCGATCCGACCTACCGCGACGTGTACGCGGGATTCGTCGGACTCGCCATCCCGATCATCACCGCGGTCTACTTCATCGCTCTCCTGGCAGCCGTCCTTCGGCGGGACCCGACGGTCCTTGTACGGGCGACGCTGGGCGTAGCGGTCTCCGCGATCGGTGGCGCCGTCTACATCCTCTTCGCCCAACTTCTCGTGGCGATGGACAACTGGCTGTCGCGAGGCATCGTCTCCGTCACGAGCGCCGACTTCGGCGAGCAGATGGACGAGCTGGCAGAAGGGTTCTCGCAGATGGGCGCCCAAGGTGACATCGCGGCGAACATGCTGATGCTCCTGCTGATGTTCGCCGCTCTCATCGCGGGAGTCATCCTCTGGGTGATCCTGCTGCTGCGGAAGATGGCGATCCTGGTCGTGGTGGTCTTCGCCCCCCTGCTCATCGCGGGCTGGCTGTGGGGGCCGACTCGCGCGTGGTCTCGGAAGGCGACCGAGACGCTCGTGGCATTGGTGTTCTGCAAGTCGGTTATCTTCGCGATCTTCGGCGTCGGGATGCGCCTGCTGTTCCGTGGCTTCGACCAGTCCTTGTCAGACTTCGTCGGCGTCGTGGTGCTGCTCTGCGGAGCATGCTTCGCCCCGCTCGTGATGTTGCGGCTCGTCCACTTCGCGGCCGACACACAGTTGGCGGGCGAGATGATGGCGTCGCTCAAAACCGGAGCCCGTCCCATCACCAGTCACGTGCCTGTCGGAAGCCTGGTGCACGCGGGCGGCGGCCGCAGTGACATGGCGCGTGACTACGCGCGAGGCGGATCCACTCAGCCGGCGGGCGGAGCGACGGTCGGTGGTCCCCAGGGCTATGGCCCCTCGGCAGGCAGCAGCACTGGCGCTGGCGGTAAGTCCGGTGCGGTCAAGGGCGCTTCGGGCGCCACGACCGCCGGCGCCAAGCCGCCCGTGCCGTCCGGAGCCGCCGGCGGCGGCGCCTCCAGTGCGGGCGGAGGTGCGGTCGCAGGTGGTGCGGCTGCCGGTGTCGCTGCCGTGGGCGTCGTTGCTGCGCAAGCCGCCGTCAAGGGATCGAAGAAGGCTGCTGCGTCCGCTTCCTCCGCTCAGGGGGACTTCAACGACGCGGTCGCGCCCGGGCCCGACGTCGGTGGGACCGGTTCGAACCATGACAAGGGGAACTGA
- a CDS encoding SCO6880 family protein → MTSYETQESYLFGPRDRGAILLGLRLNQLLLLTEGVILMMIGFVAGGGSGGLLGLLALLVCAFLAFFPVQGRPIIDWGRPVANYVAGRLSGEATYLGGPWAVHKPVGGADRIALPGGRDVIVREFRTDASNVAVIRDGHRWTAVVQVVAPAFPLADRATQHARVTSWGSLLAQLGQEGSRLAAIQWLERTIPDSGRGLDDWWRERGDATSPAAAAYEQLISDKGPSATRHESFVVISIDSRRCRRAIRAAGGGREGAAAVLTQELTWIESGLRRCSVDVVGWLGARDLGRLIRTQYDPASTVEIDRRGREGLERGVAIDGAGPMIAESRFGHSRTDSGYHATYWVASWPRMQVQAAWLYPLLVLGGVRRTLSLTAEPVAPSKSFREIRSAKVQKRTDEINRQKIGQIESAQDDEENLTLERRERELVRGHVEYRFNGYVTVTAATEQELDDACSQVEQAAVRSVLEVRRVYGEQNQAFIAAALPLARGVRS, encoded by the coding sequence ATGACTTCGTACGAGACGCAGGAGTCCTACCTGTTCGGCCCGCGCGATCGTGGCGCGATCCTGCTCGGACTACGCCTTAACCAGCTGCTCCTTCTGACAGAGGGTGTCATCCTCATGATGATCGGGTTCGTCGCCGGCGGAGGAAGCGGCGGACTGCTGGGACTCCTGGCGTTGTTGGTATGCGCTTTCCTCGCCTTCTTCCCGGTTCAGGGGCGGCCGATCATCGACTGGGGTCGACCCGTGGCGAACTATGTCGCAGGTCGCCTGTCCGGTGAGGCCACCTACCTCGGTGGGCCTTGGGCAGTGCACAAACCTGTCGGCGGAGCAGACCGGATCGCGCTTCCAGGCGGACGCGATGTCATCGTGCGCGAGTTCCGAACCGACGCCAGCAACGTCGCCGTCATCCGGGACGGACATCGTTGGACCGCGGTCGTCCAGGTCGTCGCACCGGCGTTCCCGCTCGCTGACCGTGCGACCCAGCATGCGCGGGTCACGTCGTGGGGTTCGTTGCTCGCGCAGCTCGGCCAGGAGGGCTCCCGGCTCGCGGCGATCCAGTGGCTCGAGCGCACCATTCCCGATTCCGGTCGCGGTCTCGACGACTGGTGGCGCGAGCGGGGCGATGCGACATCGCCCGCCGCGGCAGCGTACGAGCAGCTCATCTCTGACAAGGGGCCGAGCGCGACGCGGCACGAGTCGTTCGTCGTGATCTCCATCGACAGTCGGCGGTGCCGTCGGGCTATCCGCGCAGCCGGTGGCGGACGCGAAGGTGCCGCAGCCGTGCTCACTCAGGAGCTGACGTGGATCGAGAGCGGACTGCGTCGCTGCTCGGTCGACGTCGTCGGCTGGCTCGGTGCGCGCGACCTCGGACGGCTGATCCGTACCCAGTACGACCCGGCGTCGACGGTGGAGATCGACAGGCGCGGACGCGAAGGGCTCGAGCGAGGCGTGGCAATCGACGGCGCAGGACCAATGATCGCGGAGTCGCGATTTGGTCATTCGCGCACTGACAGCGGCTACCACGCGACGTACTGGGTGGCGTCGTGGCCGCGGATGCAGGTACAGGCCGCCTGGCTCTATCCACTGCTCGTCCTCGGCGGCGTACGGCGGACCCTGTCACTCACCGCTGAGCCGGTGGCGCCATCGAAGTCGTTCCGCGAGATCCGCAGCGCCAAGGTGCAGAAGCGCACCGACGAGATCAACCGCCAGAAGATCGGCCAGATCGAGTCTGCACAGGACGACGAGGAGAACCTGACGCTGGAACGACGTGAGCGCGAGCTTGTGCGGGGTCACGTCGAGTACCGCTTCAACGGCTACGTCACCGTCACCGCCGCCACCGAGCAGGAGCTCGACGATGCTTGCTCTCAGGTCGAGCAGGCTGCTGTACGGAGCGTCCTTGAGGTGCGCCGCGTCTATGGCGAACAGAATCAGGCGTTCATCGCGGCCGCACTGCCGCTTGCACGTGGGGTCCGATCATGA
- a CDS encoding ATP-binding protein, whose product MELEQYRDDRMPWRRHSGRMPFRMRLPVHRATTANLQAIYPFVIETGLGSEGVYIGRETGSQASFVYDPWRLYQQQLLTNTNVLLAGVIGRGKSALAKTLAYRLSAFGVRTYVPGDPKGEWGLLAGTLGVEPLALGRGLATRLNPLETGSRPQGTPESVWLDDVRGRRISLLQALAETGLGHRLTPVERNAIYLALDRVVRSDADASRQRTPLLPEVVEAMMRPSQDDANSLGLRSGAELAALSRDACLELRRLIVGDLAGLFDGATTHQLDIHAPIQVVDTSRLAGDDTALALLMSCASAWMEASISDATAGRRLVVYDEAWRVLRVPALVRRMQSRWKLSRALGESNLAVVHRISDLGAVGDAGSEAVAIARGLLADCSTRIMYAQESDQLESAASALGLTDVETSLLPGLPRGRGLWKVGRRSFIVDHVLADHELEITDTDARMR is encoded by the coding sequence GTGGAACTCGAGCAGTACCGCGACGACCGCATGCCGTGGCGGCGCCACTCGGGGCGGATGCCGTTCCGGATGCGCCTGCCGGTGCACCGAGCGACGACAGCGAACCTCCAGGCGATCTACCCGTTTGTGATCGAGACCGGACTCGGTTCGGAGGGCGTCTACATCGGACGCGAGACCGGATCGCAGGCGTCGTTCGTGTACGACCCGTGGCGGCTCTACCAGCAGCAGCTCCTGACGAACACGAACGTTCTGCTCGCTGGGGTCATCGGTCGAGGCAAGTCGGCTCTCGCGAAGACACTCGCCTATCGGCTGTCGGCCTTCGGGGTGCGTACCTACGTACCGGGTGATCCGAAGGGTGAGTGGGGCCTGCTCGCGGGGACCCTCGGCGTCGAACCGCTCGCCCTCGGCCGCGGCCTGGCGACACGCCTCAACCCGCTGGAGACGGGATCGCGCCCTCAGGGCACCCCGGAGTCGGTGTGGCTGGACGACGTACGCGGCCGCCGAATCTCGCTTCTCCAGGCGCTCGCCGAGACCGGCCTCGGCCACCGGCTGACTCCCGTTGAGCGCAACGCCATCTACCTTGCGCTCGATCGCGTCGTCCGCTCCGATGCGGATGCCTCACGGCAGCGAACGCCCCTGCTGCCGGAGGTCGTCGAGGCGATGATGCGCCCCTCCCAGGACGACGCCAACTCACTCGGACTTCGCAGCGGCGCCGAGCTCGCCGCGCTGTCACGCGACGCATGCCTCGAACTCCGCCGCCTCATCGTTGGCGACCTTGCGGGACTCTTCGACGGCGCGACGACGCACCAGCTCGACATCCACGCGCCCATCCAGGTCGTCGACACCAGCCGCCTCGCAGGAGACGACACGGCTCTCGCGCTGCTCATGTCGTGCGCGTCGGCGTGGATGGAGGCCAGCATCAGTGACGCCACCGCCGGGAGGCGGCTGGTTGTCTACGACGAGGCGTGGCGGGTCTTGCGCGTCCCCGCGCTCGTCCGGCGCATGCAGTCTCGCTGGAAGCTGTCGCGAGCACTCGGTGAGTCGAACCTGGCCGTCGTCCACCGCATCTCCGACCTCGGCGCCGTCGGCGACGCGGGATCCGAGGCTGTCGCTATCGCGCGGGGTCTCCTCGCCGATTGCTCGACGCGCATCATGTACGCGCAGGAGAGCGACCAACTCGAGTCTGCCGCGTCCGCCCTCGGCCTCACCGACGTTGAGACCTCCCTCCTGCCGGGGCTTCCGAGGGGACGTGGCCTGTGGAAGGTCGGGCGCCGGTCGTTCATCGTCGATCACGTCCTCGCAGACCACGAGCTCGAGATCACCGACACGGACGCGAGGATGCGATGA
- a CDS encoding type IV secretory system conjugative DNA transfer family protein, with amino-acid sequence MTSPAKEQPVTDVFATAVITIGAAMIAGTVVLWGAAVLASGVTGAGWHTGDVGQALDFAGAVLSGDRPNDAWIATSGRATWGGGAAAYWSAAVLLIGLGGGLAWIVWRTLHGRTLTRRKRRSDAQWASRRDERGMAVRSDPATRPYRLVAGRSKATRRCLAADDCVSAVVFGPNGAGKTVGLIIPNVLEWAGTVVMTTAKPQDLTPVIGRRSALGPVWVVAPGGAPGTMTARWSPVAYAADPEAADRMADWLVESSGMTGDPKARPWNAQARKYLKGLLLAANVDDRGIDGFIEWAYEGELARERVEQILHEHRFTNVAREYASTWQIHEEGRGSVLFTAFGLADTYNRPTVRAAAACSDFTAAELFDEDRPGTLLLVTPQSETERYTPYFTALISSIVHEAEVRAAERGGPIEPRVLLALDEAGNVFRYPRLPHLLTTGRGNGIQLLLAYHDIAQIEHLYGGREVARTVLSNAKLRILLAGVGDIETLRYFSDLLGQTRVRLGGEQTGPDGKRSRSHSEQRESLAPLHLLQQLPDGEAVVLYQNLPPARVKLRRWYADKALRQLANTQEEART; translated from the coding sequence ATGACCAGCCCGGCGAAGGAGCAGCCGGTCACCGACGTCTTCGCGACAGCGGTGATCACGATTGGCGCCGCGATGATTGCCGGGACGGTTGTCCTGTGGGGCGCAGCCGTACTGGCATCGGGTGTGACCGGCGCCGGTTGGCACACCGGCGATGTTGGGCAGGCCCTGGATTTCGCCGGCGCGGTGCTGTCTGGCGACCGGCCGAATGACGCATGGATCGCCACAAGTGGTCGGGCGACGTGGGGCGGTGGCGCGGCCGCGTACTGGTCGGCGGCTGTGCTGCTGATCGGACTCGGCGGCGGTCTCGCGTGGATCGTCTGGAGAACCCTCCACGGTCGAACCTTGACCCGCCGCAAGCGTCGGTCGGATGCCCAGTGGGCTTCGCGGCGCGACGAACGCGGAATGGCGGTCCGCAGCGACCCCGCCACAAGGCCGTATCGACTCGTCGCAGGCCGCAGCAAAGCGACACGTCGTTGCCTCGCGGCCGACGACTGTGTCTCCGCGGTCGTGTTCGGACCGAACGGTGCCGGAAAGACCGTCGGGCTGATCATCCCCAACGTCCTCGAGTGGGCAGGGACAGTCGTGATGACGACAGCCAAGCCTCAGGATCTGACGCCGGTGATCGGACGCCGGTCAGCGCTTGGCCCGGTCTGGGTGGTCGCGCCAGGCGGTGCGCCGGGCACGATGACTGCGCGATGGTCACCGGTGGCGTACGCCGCCGATCCCGAAGCAGCCGATCGGATGGCGGACTGGCTCGTCGAATCCTCGGGGATGACCGGCGATCCCAAAGCACGGCCGTGGAACGCGCAGGCGCGGAAGTACCTGAAAGGCCTCCTGCTGGCGGCGAACGTTGATGACCGTGGCATCGACGGGTTCATCGAGTGGGCGTACGAGGGGGAGCTGGCGCGAGAGCGCGTCGAGCAGATCCTCCACGAGCACCGATTCACAAACGTGGCGCGCGAGTACGCCTCGACCTGGCAGATCCACGAGGAGGGACGTGGGTCGGTGCTGTTCACGGCGTTCGGCCTCGCCGACACATACAACCGGCCGACCGTGCGGGCAGCCGCAGCGTGCAGCGACTTTACCGCTGCTGAGCTGTTCGACGAGGACCGCCCCGGCACGCTACTGCTCGTCACTCCGCAGTCGGAGACCGAGCGCTACACGCCGTACTTCACCGCGTTGATCTCGTCGATCGTGCACGAGGCCGAGGTTCGTGCGGCCGAACGTGGCGGACCGATCGAGCCTCGCGTTCTGCTGGCGCTCGACGAGGCCGGCAACGTGTTCCGCTACCCGCGGTTGCCGCATCTGCTCACGACAGGTCGAGGCAACGGGATCCAGTTGTTGCTTGCGTACCACGACATCGCTCAGATCGAGCACCTGTACGGCGGACGCGAAGTCGCTCGCACCGTGCTCTCGAATGCCAAGCTGCGCATCCTCCTCGCGGGAGTCGGTGACATCGAGACCCTCCGCTACTTCTCCGACCTGCTTGGCCAGACACGCGTACGACTCGGCGGCGAACAGACCGGACCCGACGGCAAGCGCTCGCGCAGCCACTCCGAGCAACGCGAGTCGCTCGCACCGCTGCATCTGCTCCAACAGCTCCCCGACGGTGAGGCCGTCGTGCTTTATCAGAACCTGCCGCCTGCTCGCGTGAAGCTCCGGCGCTGGTACGCCGACAAGGCGTTGCGACAGCTCGCGAACACACAGGAGGAGGCGAGGACGTGA
- a CDS encoding DUF4913 domain-containing protein — MNDIVEPRTGEVLDITTVEGLAQAAVLLDERTRTLAQMLDDAVATPAGVNVPSQWSWRGQSPHGTRTLWRGLAEWVGWLRGRYPLARQIPPCWWRHPELVEELTALWVAWREAYADPEAPMTSPIDWHDRWLPAFLRRIGAGGWNISCTDEHKERPESTYDARAVDDDEAFAEHITRESADMNDNPSQMSIDDVASPDATVLTGMQMRAAVQAGEAMLLGSLPGSPIAHRDHYWVPEGDDWIRVKDEATIAFLRDAERRLGLADEAVDRVAP, encoded by the coding sequence GTGAACGACATCGTCGAACCTCGTACCGGCGAGGTTCTCGACATCACGACCGTCGAAGGGCTCGCGCAGGCAGCCGTACTCCTCGACGAACGCACCCGGACCCTCGCGCAGATGCTCGACGATGCAGTCGCGACACCGGCCGGTGTCAACGTGCCGTCGCAGTGGTCCTGGCGAGGGCAGAGTCCCCACGGCACGCGGACATTGTGGCGAGGCCTGGCCGAGTGGGTCGGGTGGCTGCGCGGCCGCTATCCACTCGCGCGGCAGATCCCACCCTGCTGGTGGCGCCACCCCGAGCTCGTCGAGGAGCTGACCGCACTCTGGGTCGCCTGGCGCGAAGCGTACGCCGATCCCGAAGCGCCGATGACGTCACCGATCGACTGGCACGACCGTTGGCTCCCAGCGTTCCTCCGGCGCATCGGCGCCGGCGGATGGAACATCTCCTGCACCGACGAACACAAGGAACGCCCCGAGTCGACGTACGACGCCCGCGCTGTCGATGACGACGAGGCGTTCGCCGAACACATCACGCGAGAGAGCGCCGACATGAATGACAACCCATCGCAGATGTCCATCGACGATGTCGCCAGCCCCGACGCCACCGTGCTCACCGGCATGCAGATGCGTGCTGCCGTCCAGGCCGGTGAGGCGATGCTGCTCGGCAGCCTTCCCGGGTCGCCGATCGCCCATCGCGACCACTACTGGGTACCCGAGGGTGACGATTGGATCCGCGTCAAGGACGAGGCAACGATCGCTTTCCTTCGTGACGCCGAGCGCCGCCTGGGTCTTGCCGACGAAGCGGTAGATCGAGTCGCGCCATGA
- a CDS encoding DnaB-like helicase N-terminal domain-containing protein produces the protein MTSITAATERATLGAILLEAARYDELKEWLQPDDFEGLHERATYNAIDTVRIASEDGVTPDAVNAYLLAHPDAVANPADGSFLADCMHQCPSPDRAVYYGRMVLELSIQRTVRRRAEMLGTRARNATTAVELNRVFAGVDSVRRTVEDLHQREARAAGAYSVAPLRSDDLPAIRPAPYLGEPDLERRVVRALIAQPTAIRHVTDWLSDDDFSDVHNRTVFANVVEMYEAKDPIDPVTVTWSLAQAGQVSAIADVMGGPPGTDRDAEAQAETDGMSAVPLAKRLLEVSVRARIIATSDDLERSAIRRPTTTAEAHRRMLDLWPEQRRLITSRRGETT, from the coding sequence ATGACCAGCATCACCGCGGCCACCGAGCGTGCAACGCTCGGCGCGATCCTGCTCGAAGCCGCGCGGTACGACGAGCTCAAGGAATGGCTCCAGCCCGACGACTTCGAAGGTCTCCATGAGCGCGCTACCTACAACGCGATCGACACCGTACGGATCGCGAGCGAAGACGGCGTCACGCCCGACGCCGTGAATGCGTACCTGCTTGCCCATCCCGATGCAGTCGCCAACCCGGCCGATGGATCGTTCCTCGCCGACTGCATGCACCAGTGCCCCAGCCCTGACCGGGCTGTCTACTACGGCCGGATGGTGCTGGAGTTGTCGATTCAGCGCACCGTTCGGCGGCGCGCAGAGATGCTGGGGACGCGGGCCCGCAACGCAACGACTGCGGTAGAGCTCAACCGCGTGTTCGCCGGCGTCGACTCAGTGCGCCGGACCGTCGAAGACCTGCATCAGCGGGAAGCCCGCGCGGCAGGTGCATATTCCGTGGCGCCGCTGCGGTCCGACGACCTGCCTGCTATCCGACCCGCGCCGTACCTGGGAGAGCCCGACCTCGAACGCCGTGTGGTGCGTGCCTTGATCGCGCAACCGACCGCGATCCGGCACGTCACCGACTGGTTGTCGGATGACGACTTCAGCGACGTCCACAATCGCACCGTGTTCGCCAATGTCGTCGAGATGTATGAGGCGAAGGATCCGATTGACCCCGTGACCGTGACGTGGTCGCTCGCCCAGGCGGGACAGGTGTCGGCGATCGCCGATGTCATGGGTGGGCCACCGGGAACAGATCGCGATGCGGAAGCACAGGCCGAAACGGACGGCATGAGTGCTGTGCCGCTCGCGAAGCGGCTCCTCGAGGTGTCGGTTCGCGCCCGGATCATCGCGACGTCGGACGACTTGGAGCGCTCGGCCATCCGCCGTCCAACGACCACGGCGGAGGCACACCGCCGCATGCTCGACCTCTGGCCGGAACAGCGGCGGCTGATCACGAGTCGACGCGGCGAGACGACGTGA
- a CDS encoding IS110 family transposase: MDASRRWFRGRRGRSIEAWGIWLLTGPRVHARRRPSGQVGKVGRVFAGIDTHKDTLAVAVVDHGGRQVAAGQLPNTEPGFLELVELLEAHGVSRVGIEGSGNFGRAIAVHLAIDWTPEWDVSIVEVPTLMTSRERRAQVGRGKTDPVDALAIARIAAREPGLPPVRLTVGPAADLRALLDYRDDLIAERTALVNRVHAELSGLHPGYQKQIRSLATRGRVRQALALLDGEVSIRADLCRRRLERVLDIDEEAAAVKRQIATLVTESGTSLTQMHGVGPLVAARFMAEVVDVTRYPNRDTFASANGSAPIPASSGRTVRHRFNPGGNRQLNRALYTIALSQIREQTEGRAYYDRKRAQGKTKREAMRCLKRRLSDLVYQAMRHDARARVESAATDAVANEAVAVGAASANEARLTALRQPA, encoded by the coding sequence GTGGATGCCTCCCGGCGGTGGTTCCGCGGTCGGCGTGGACGCTCGATAGAGGCATGGGGCATCTGGTTGCTGACGGGTCCCAGGGTGCATGCGCGTCGCCGGCCTAGCGGCCAAGTAGGGAAGGTAGGACGCGTGTTTGCAGGGATCGACACTCACAAGGACACCCTCGCGGTGGCTGTGGTCGACCACGGCGGTCGCCAGGTCGCAGCAGGACAGCTGCCGAACACCGAGCCAGGCTTCCTGGAGTTGGTCGAGCTGCTCGAGGCCCATGGTGTGTCTCGGGTGGGCATCGAGGGGTCGGGCAACTTCGGTCGCGCGATCGCGGTGCATCTGGCGATCGACTGGACTCCTGAGTGGGATGTCTCGATCGTGGAGGTGCCCACGCTGATGACGTCGCGTGAGCGTCGCGCCCAGGTCGGTCGGGGCAAGACCGACCCGGTCGACGCGTTGGCGATCGCACGGATCGCCGCCCGCGAGCCGGGCTTGCCGCCGGTGCGGCTGACTGTCGGACCGGCCGCTGACCTGCGGGCGCTGCTCGACTACCGCGACGATCTGATCGCGGAGCGGACCGCACTGGTCAACCGGGTACACGCCGAGCTCAGCGGCCTGCACCCGGGCTATCAGAAGCAGATCCGCAGCCTGGCCACCCGCGGTCGCGTCCGTCAGGCGCTCGCGCTGCTCGACGGGGAGGTGTCGATCCGGGCCGATCTGTGTCGCCGACGGCTCGAACGGGTCCTCGACATCGACGAGGAAGCCGCGGCAGTGAAGCGTCAGATCGCGACTCTCGTCACTGAGTCAGGCACGAGCCTCACCCAGATGCACGGTGTCGGTCCTTTGGTCGCGGCCAGGTTCATGGCAGAGGTTGTCGACGTCACCCGCTACCCCAACCGAGACACCTTCGCCTCCGCCAACGGCTCGGCGCCGATCCCGGCCTCCTCAGGGCGCACGGTGCGGCATCGCTTCAACCCGGGAGGGAACCGGCAGCTCAATCGGGCGCTCTACACGATCGCGCTCTCCCAGATCCGTGAGCAGACCGAAGGCCGCGCCTACTACGACCGCAAACGCGCCCAGGGAAAGACCAAACGCGAAGCCATGCGTTGCCTCAAACGACGACTGTCAGACCTCGTCTACCAAGCGATGCGCCACGACGCCCGCGCCCGGGTCGAGTCGGCGGCGACCGACGCGGTAGCCAACGAAGCTGTCGCGGTGGGTGCGGCCAGCGCAAACGAGGCACGACTCACTGCCTTACGGCAACCCGCGTGA